The genomic window TATTGATAATCTCCTTTGCTGCATTAATAAGGTCGTCTCTTTGATTCGACTTTGCTGTCTTTGATGGATCAGTTCCCCGTTTAACGAAATTACAGAGTTTACAGCTCAGTGCGAGGTTCTCTATTCCGTTGTTTCCGTTGGGGATTATATGATCGACCTGCCAGAGATCATAATTCTCATAAGAGGCGAGTAAATCCTTGCCACAGTATTCGCATCGAAAGCCAGCACGCCTGCCTATTTGAACTTGTACGTCGGACCATGAAAGCTCATTTTTGAGTATTGAAATTGCCTCTGTTTGTGTCAGCATGATCACTATTTCTTCAATGACGGAATGATGGTAAATGCATAAATGTTATCACCGTCGTAGAACGGCAATGAACCAGCTTGTTTCAACTTGTTGCGGAAGGGAATGTGTTTCTTTTCCGGCAGACCCAATGCCTTGAATGCCTGGTAAAGTGATGTGTACTCACCAATTGATACTCTATTTCTGAGCACACTGACACCATAGCGTTGACGCCTTGTTTCCCTTACCGTAGGGTCTTCCCAGATTTTCCGGACCCCTTCAGAGATTTTGAAGTTTTTCGGCTTGTCGTTATCAGTCATTGTAATTTTGATTGTAACAGTATTATTTCTCCAAACCTATCAGCGAAGTTAAACCTACATCTCCGTCAAGGCGCTGAAAGAGTAAATGGAAAGAGCACCTGGACTTTTAAACATAATAAACTACGTCCCCTACTACTACTTTCCTCAAAGGATGATATCTCCCTGCTTGATTCCTTTTGATACTGTCCATAGTGCCCCACAAGCGAGTCCTGCACCGATCTTTGTTTTATCAGGATTGTTGGCAAGAAACACAGGGATATACTGCTTGTTGAAGTCTCGCCATTCCTCTGGCAGCTTTCTGCTGAGATCTTCCTTAATTGTATAATCAGCGCCAATGCACTCATCACGAAAACAGTCTGACGCATAAGCACTTTTTCGCCCCAGCATTACACGGTAATAGCTCTTCATGATTCTGATTCGGTTTTATCTTCACCCCATACACGGGCTATAGTTGCCTGTATCTTCTTCTTAAAGCGTTCAATAAGTTCACGG from Prosthecochloris marina includes these protein-coding regions:
- a CDS encoding HNH endonuclease — its product is MLTQTEAISILKNELSWSDVQVQIGRRAGFRCEYCGKDLLASYENYDLWQVDHIIPNGNNGIENLALSCKLCNFVKRGTDPSKTAKSNQRDDLINAAKEIINIRRKQKEAVYVKTLEAVITLR